The genomic stretch TGCACCTAGATAAAGGACATCCCCGCTTCTTAAAAAGCTCTCATTAGCAGTGCTTTTATTGCCATCAAAACCCTCTCCGACATAGACAAATTGAGTATCGCTGCGGTGTTTTAGGATTTTTGCAGCTTCATAAAACTCTTTAACTCCCTTGTGCCACATAGCACGCCCTATCATCAAAACGACTTTTTTATCGCTTAAATTTACGCCATTTACGATATTTGGATCAAATTTTTTGCTATCCACTCCGACACTTTTAATTTTTATAATCTTTTCCGATTTGATCAAATTTCTTTCCAAAAAATATCTAGGATCAGCCTCATTTATAAATATACAAGCGTCACTTAAATTTAGAGCTCTTTTATAAAGCATCTCTATAGCTATACGTATCAACCTTGTCTTTAAATCACTATCTATATAAAAGCTTCCAAGCCCTTCGACTAAATTTATAATATGTTTTATACCGGCTTTTTTGGCGGCAAAGGTTCCAAATACATTTGATTTATGTGCCGAAGTTTGCAGTAAATCCAAATTTAGAGTGCGTAAAATTTCGCTAAGCTTATTTGAATTATCTATCACTACAAACGGATTTAAGCTAGCACGGTCAAGCTCGTATGTAACACAATTAAACTCATTTTCAAGCCGTTTTACATATTCGCCCTTTGGACAAATGGCAAAAACTTCATGTCCAAGCTCTTTTAAGGCTCGCATTATTGGGCTTCTAAAGTGATAGATGCTCATATCGGCATGGGATAAAAAACCGATTCTAGCCATTAAAATTAACCTTTTTATTTATCAAATTTAGATTTTATACACTAATTATTTCAATAATTTATAAATTTTAACCGCACCGTTTAATACAACCGGCTCAAAGAGCTCTTTATCAAAATTTTCAAATACAAAAAGCTGGATATAAGTCGAGTTTAATGCATTCTCATCGATTATTAAAAATCTCCTATAATCCTTCATATATACAACATAAACTTTAGCGCTTGAATCTATCTTATAAGGCTTTACTACAAGCTTGTCTTTTTCATCGTAACTTGTCTCAAAATATGTATTTATAGGCACTATCTCGCCATTATAAATTAGCTTAGAAGCGTCATTTGACATGATAAAACCTCCGCCTATATCAACACCTTCGCTTTTTATAGCATAAGGAGCGCCTATATAAAAAAGCACATTATCATACTCCGCCCCACTAGTTAAATCAAGCCTTGAAAACTGCAAAACGACAGGAAATATATGCATCATCGCATCTGGCAGATAAAAATATATATCTCTTGTCTTTTTAGGCAGATTAAAATTATTGTTATTTAGCGAATTTAAAAAGGCATTTGCATTTGTAGCATTATAATCTTGCATCATTTTTGCTAAATTTGAGCCAAATCTCTCAGTAAAATTACGCTCCGTATACTCCACCTCAAGACGAGCCATATTGGCTGAGCTGATTTGTTTTTCTCCAAGCGCAAAACTAACTGCGAAATTATCTCTACCAAGGTGCTTTCCGCCGTCAATCAAACTCTTAACATCAGCATAGTAGCGAATCGGATAGCCATAATCCCACCAAGCAAGAGCATAATCCTCTCTATCAGCCACAAATTTTAATTTATCCAGACTCTCAACTTCTTGCCTATAAAACACCGTAGGAACCTTGTAGCCATATATGTGAAACAAACAAGGCAGAAGCGAAATAATGGATATAGTTAAGATTATACCTCTATTTAGCCATATATTTAGTTTGAATAAATTTATAGCCCAAACAACAAAATATCCAAATCCAATCGCCATAATAGGCACTGAGTATATAGTAAATCTAAGCCCGCCTTTTACAGCTAAAAATCCTAAAAATAGCATAGGAAGAGCGAGCAGAAAAGATCTTTTTTTAAAACATAATATAATTATTCCTGCTAAAGAGGCTGTGAAAGTGATCACATGCCCGCTTATACGCTGTGCAAATACTTCAAATTCCACTATCCCGGACTCCCTTATGGTCTGATTTACGTTAAAGTAGTGAAATGCCAGTCCGGAGCTTTCAGGCACGCTTCTAAATACATAAAATTTCAGTTGAAAAAGTATAGGATTTAGACCACCTGTGACAGCAAAGAGCAAAATAGCAAGGATTCCAAGGGCGGCTATGCTTTTTTGATTCCATAAATTTGGTCTAAAATAGATTAGTAGATAGATGGTTAATATAAGTGAAATTTTAATGTAAAAATTTATATAGGTAAGAGCTATTATCATAAAGATAAGCGCTTCGTAGTTTAGCTTATTATTTCGATCAAAAATTAAGGTATAGAGCAAAAACATACCTATAGTAGCGAAATTTAGCGAGTATGAGCTAGGATACCACCAGATATAAATCAGCATAAAAATAGGCACAAATATCAAATTTACTCGATTTTTTTGCTCTACCAAACGCACCATCGACCAGATGACAAACATCGGCAAGACTATAGTAAGCATATCGGTATCATAATACCCTGCCATTGTGCGATTATAGTAGCTATTAGCTATACTTGCCAAAAGAGCGGCTATGAAACCAGCTCTAGTTACGCCATATTCGCGTGCTATCAAGATAATAGGAACAACAATTAAGGAGCTAAAAAATACGCTCATATACAAGATAGTGGTTTCAAAAGAAAATGGCAGAATTTTAGCTATGACGTAAGTAAGAGTAGAAAGCGAGCTTCCATAGTAGCTAAGGTCATTTGGCTGATGAAATCCGGCTATCATATCACGCGCGCCCTCGGCGAATGCATAGCCGTCATTGGTGCTAATCATAAGCTGATTATTCCAAAAAAACGACTCATAATCGCTTGCCCAATATACCCAATAAAACCTACAGGCAACACTAAAAATAAATGCCAAAGAGATTAATAAAAATGTCTGTTTTGAAAATTGAATACTCTTTAAGCTCTTTAAAAATTCACCTATCATTGTTTCCTTCCAAATACTCAATAAGCTGCCTTGTTATCTCTGTTTTATCAAAATTTTTAATGCGATTATACGCTTTTTTTTCATATTTTTCTCTAAGTTTTTCATCATCAAGCGCTTTTTTCATAGCCTCTAGCATACCTTTTTCATCATCAACGCCTACTAAAACACCAAATTCATCATCACCCAAAAGCTCTCTTGCTCCGCTTTGATGATCTGTTGATATTATAAATTTCTCACATGCCAAGCCCTCTAAAAGCACATTTGAAAAGCCTTCAAAGCGTGAAGCGCAGACTAGGCAAGAGGCGTTTTTGATAAATTTAAATGGATTTTTTTGAGCTCCAAGCAACTTAACTCCATCATTTAGTTTAAGTTTATCTATGAGACTTTGAAGCTCATTATGCAAATTTCCCTTACCTAAAATTCCAAGAGTAGCCCTAGGATCATCTAAATTTGAGATTATTTTAATCAACATAGCCTGATTTTTTCCGCCATCAAGTCGTCCAATATTTATAAAAAAAGGTATAAAATCACTTTCATAATGCTCATTTGCAAGCTCTTTTATGCTTTCTAAATTAACAGCGTTATATAGCACTCTTACCTTTTTTTCATCACAGCCAAAATTCTCAACCAAATCCCTAGCATTCCCATTCGCATTGGCTAAGATTAAATCGGCTCTATTGTAAAGAAGCTTGATAAGAAATTTATTTGCTCTCCCGCTGATTTTTTTGCCGTATATTATAGAGGGACAGCTTCTCTCGCTTATGACCATTCTCCCCTTTAAGCCAAAAATTCTAGCCATTAAAGCGATATAGCAAGGGCGGTTCATCAACACAAAGTGCCTATCTATACTTAAACTCTCGCACAATTTTTTATATTTTAAAGCTAATTTAGGCAGAGTAAAAAATAATCTAAATATCTTTTTTATACCGCTTTCATAGGGATTTGAGTTCTCTATGAGGTGAATTTTTACTTGAGGAGGAATTTCATAAGATATGACATCGCTCATAAGAATCAGATGCACTTCATACTCTTTGGCAAGTCCGGTAAGTAAATTTGATACTACTCTCTCAGCGCCTCCTGGCCCCATAGAGTATAGGAATACGGCTAGTTTTATCACTTGACCACTACTTCTTCCACAAAATTTTGCCACTTTTGCATGACATTATCTATCCTAAATTTATCTAAATCTTTTCTTGCGTTTTCTACAAGAGTTTGGCGTAAATTTTCATCTTTTATAAGTCTTGTTAGCTTCTTAGCCATCTCCTCTTTGTTTTCACCCTTAAACAAAAGCCCGCTTACCTCATCATTTATAAGCTCCTTGCCTCCGACCGTATCGCTAGAAAGTCTTGCGCAATCAAAATTTGCAGCCTCTATCAATACATTTGAAAGCCCTTCACTACGAGAAGATGATACAAATATTTTAGAGCGCTCATAGTATGGCTCTATCTCCTCGATATGTCCTAAAAATTTGATATTCAGCCCAAGCTCATCGGCTAAATTTTTTAGCTCAGCTCCAGCAGAGCCCTCTCCTGCTATCTTTATCTCCCAGCCCTCTAAAATCTCTTTATCTATCTTTGCTAGAGCCTTTAGATATAGATCATAGCCTTTTACAAATTCAAGCCTGCCCACACTTAATATGATATTTTCCTTTGCAAGCCCCTTGGAGTCCTTTAAAAAAAATGGATTATGCAGTATGACCCTATTTTTTATAAATTTATAGTAATCGATATCGTTTTGAGTTAGCACGCTAAGGCCATCCACGTTTCTATATGCAATATCCCTGATAAATCTAAATTTCAATGACTTTAGGTGCTCATTTTCATGGTGTTCGCTAGCTATATGCTTAAATCCAAGTCCGAAATTTGCCGCTACGCAAGCTACATTTGTCCAATCTATAAAGCTTATTATGACATCTGGCGCAATATTTTTAAAGCAACTCCTGAGCGCTGAAATCTTTCTAAATTTATTTAATATCTTACTTTTACCGTAAATTTTAAGATGATGAAAGATTACTTCAGAAGGAAATTTATAATACCCTAAATCCTCCTCAAGGACTGCTATATGCACCTCATTTTGCTTTGCAAACCCACTAGAAATAGCGCTTAAAACGCGTTCTGCACCACCATTTCTAAGTGCTGCTATAACAAATAAAATTCTCAATTCACACCACCTCTTTAATCATATTCAGCCATTTTTCATATATATTATCCACGCTAAACTCATCAAGTCTAGTTCTGGCATTTTTGCAAATCTCATCTCTTTTTGCGCCATCTTGAATTAGATTTAAAACCATCTCACTCATTATCTTATCATCGTTTATTTCGCATAAAAACCCGTCAAATCCATGCGTTATAAGCTCTTTTGCACCGCTTGTCTTAGTAGCAACCCTTGCACAATCATAGCCAATTGCCTCTATTAGCGTATTTCCAAGCCCTTCAACAATAGAGGTTGAGATTAAAATTTTAGCCCTTTTATAAAGTTTCTCAACATCTGCCACATTGCCTAAAAACTCGACTTGCGCTCCAAGCTGTTTAGATAGCATTTGCAGTTTTTCCCTCTGTTCGCCATCTCCAGCAACTATAAATTTATAGCCATAATTCTTTAAATTTGCAGCCACTCTTACAAACATCGCACAGTTCTTTAGCATATTTAAACGCCCGACAAAAATCACTAAATTTTCTTTTAAGCCGCTTAGTTCATCATCATTGTTACTAAAACCAGGATTATATATAACTTCTACATTTTTACAAAATTTAGAATAATATCCTTTATCCTCTTTTGTCAGTACACTAAGCGCATCTGCAAAAGGATAAAAGATATATTTTAAAGCTTTAATAATCGGTTTTTTCGGGGCATTAAAGCTGGTATGTTCGCTGATTATAACAGGAGTTTTTAAACCCGCACTACTCATTAAAACCAAAATATTAGTACTATCCAAAAAGGATATAACAGCATCAAATTTATCATCTTTTAGCATCTTTCTTAAAGAGGCAAATTTGCTAAAACGCTTCTTTAAATTTCGTAAAAATCCAAGATCGCCAACACCTTGATTTAAATTTACAAGTTTTACTCTGCTATCAATCTCGTAAAATGGCTCGTCGCTATCAAATTTAGCTAGCACCACCTCGTTAGTCTCACTAAATTTAGAAGCGATTATAGAGCACACCCTCTCAGCTCCACCACATCTTAGAGTCGAGATTACAAACAAGATTTTCATATCCCAAACCTCTCTTTTATCTTGACTCTAAGCTTAGACAGACTTTGTAAAAACGGGCTTGGAAGAGGACTAAGCAACAAAAATATAAAAGCCTCTTTATTAAATTTGATTCTTAAACTCTTAAATAAACACTCATACATAAGTGCATATTTGCCAGCTATCTTGGCGTAATATGCGGCATTTTTATATTGAAGCGCTAAAAATTCAGGCGCCATCACGCTTGCTATTTCGTGGCATAAATTTGCTGTTTTTAAATAGGCATTAGCAACTTTGCTAGCATATTTGGCTGCATTTGCCGTAGCGCTGTCCGAGCGAGCTATCCTATATATGTAAAGCGGTTTTTTATGATAATAAACTAAATCTTCAAAAAACCTAATATATAGCTCGTTTTCTCCCCCAAAACTCTTCTCGTCCAATCGAAAATTCTCTATAAATTTACGAGAAAAAAGCTTAAAATACTCTCCGCTTATCCTGCCGCAATGATAGTCTATCTTACTCATCTCGCAGCTTTTTTCATATGGATTTCTACCTGAAATTTTCCCGCTTATTTTTTCATTTATCTCACAAACGCAATCTGCAAAAACAGCACTATATCCTTGTTTTATAAAGTCAAAGCACTCGCTAATAGCGGTTAAATAGAGCTCATCATCATCATCAATCAGGCAGATAAACTCACCACTACAAATATCAAAGCCGTTATTCTTATTTCCATTTGGACCCTTTTCGTGGGTTTCGTTCACCACATATTTCACTCTAGGATCTTTTAAATTTTGACAAAACTCACTAGTGCCATCACTGCTCTTATCATCGGTTATTATGATCTCTAAATTTTTATAAGTTTGATTAAGAGCTGAATTTAAAGCCTTTTTTAATAGATCAATACGGTTAAACGTTGGAATTATGACACTTATTAAAGGCTCTTTTATATTCACGTCTTGTCCTTAAAAATTCTCTCATAACCTTTAAATTTAGCCTCGTATCTAGTTGCTAAGATATATTTAAACGATTTAAATAAGGCTTTTAAATTTATCTTGGCATACCCGCGTTCATCGCGCTCTGCATTGATATTTGAATCGCTTAGATCAATAGGATGAGCAAAAATATCGCTAAAATACATATTAAGCTTATTTGATGTCAATAGATAACTCCATAAATCGGCTGTACAGACCGCTCTTTCGTGCGTTTCAAGCAAGGCTTTAGCACTATCTCTTGTCACTATATAAGCAGCTGCCCTATAAATACTCACAAATGAGTGCTTTGAAACCATGTAAAAATTATCTTCTATCTTCTTTCCAAAGGTCGAAAATCTGCCTGCAAGTCCATCTTGACAGCCACAAATCAAAATTGAGTTTTTATCTATTTTATCCGCTAGTTCAAATGCGTTTTTTATACCCTCATCATCCCCTATAACATCATCTTCAAATATTAGTGCGAATTTAGCACCACTATTTAAAAACTCCTCATAAGCACTCATATGAGAGAGACTACAACCAATCTCGCCGGGACTTAAAAGCCTATTATAAGCCTTAAAACTCCTAAGCGCGTATCCAAAATACTCCTTGGCACTCATAACCCTGCCGTCAATCGCATCGATAATATTAAATTTATCATAACTTGCAAAGCGATTTTTAAGAGTCTCTCGTCTAGCATCGTCCTTTTTAAGAGAGATTAAAAATAGGCTATTTTCCTGCATTCAAAAGCCTTTTAAATTTAAAAATAATCTTATTTATAACAATTTTTTGTTCAAACCTATTAAATATCAAAAACAAGTTAACAACGTATCCAAAAATCAAAAATATAACAGAATACAGAATAAATTGTGTCCAATTTTTAATATCAATAAAGCTGCTAAATATAAAAATAATGAGAGATAAAACTACGAAAATAGCTAAATTTTTAAGATATACCCCATAAAATGTAGTAAGTTTTAGCTTTAAATTTAAAGCAGCATTTATAAGGTCAAAAAATAGTATACGGATACTATAAAAAACAGCTCCTATAATAGCCACTCCATATACTCCGTAATCGCTAAATTTTAAAATGAAAATTTGAGCGATTATAGTACTAACCCCTAAAATAGTGTTTGCAATAGCCGGCCTACGAAGCTTATTGGTCGCACTATCAAGGTTAAAAAGTGCAAATGCATAGCTTATGAAGACAATCGGAACAAGCGTTATCATAGAAAGATTATATATTAAACTTATCTCGTCAATACTCTTAAACGGTAGCCAAAGGGTGTAAAATTCTCGCCCAAATACTACGAAAATAGCTGCAGGAACGCTCATTAAAAATGCTATCACTCGCATTGAAAATTTAGTCTCGTTAATCAAAGCTAAAAGATTGCCTTTTGAATAAAGCTCTACAAATTTAGGCGCAAAAACCCCGCTAAGCTGAGCCACAAAACTCTCTAAAATAATAGGAGCCGCCTTTGATACGGCAAGAAGTCCGGTTACATTGGCATTTATAAAGATATTACATATAAACAGATCCATTCCAGTCATCAACACGCGATTTAAAGCATTAAAACTATTCCAAATGCCAGATTTTAAAAGCTCTTTTATCTTCTTAAAATCAAATTTAGACATATCAAATTTTAGCTCCGGCGTGATACGAGCCGATATAAATATAGTGCTTAAAAAGACAAAAATAGAGGTCACAAGTGCCGAAATAGCGATATATGAGATCATCGGCTTAAAAAAATAGAAGAAAAAAACTATCAAAATAGCCAAAATTGCACTTGAAATTGCATTTCTAATAGATAGCAGATAAAGTTTATTTTTAACAAATGCAGATACAGTAATAACCCCGTTAAATAGTCCTACGCAGAAATTTATAAAGTAAAAAACAAAGGTTAATTTAACATCATTCTCTAAATTTTCAGGCACGTTTAAAACACTACTTAAATTTATAATAAAAATCGCCGAAAGCAGCACTACTAAGATAGAAAAAAATATATTTACGCTTAAAACAGACGAGTAGTAGATATTGGCCTTGGCAATATCGCCTCTATGCCACTCGTAAGCGACAAAGCGACCACTAACCGAATTTATAGCCACAGTAACAACAGAAGCGTATGAAACTACAGCGTTAGAAAGAGCGACAAAGCCATAAGCCTCGTTGCCAAGGCTCTTTAAGATATAGGGGGTTAAAAAGAAATTTATCCCCAAGGATATTATAAAAACTACAATTGAGCTAATCAGATTGATAAGCACTATAGTCTCGCATCGGCGTCCGGATAGATATTTTTGATATCGTAAACTAGGACGTTTTTAAATTTTAGCCCCTTAAATTTATCATGTGCAACAGCGATAATCACGCAGTTATAATCATTTTCGTCATAATTTTTTAACGGAGTTATGCCATACTCCCTCTTTACTTCCGCCTCATCCACCCAAGGATCGTATACATCAACTGTGCAGCCAAAATCCTTAAGCTCATCTATCACATCTATAACACGAGAATTTCTAATGTCAGGGCAATTTTCTTTAAAGGTAAGCCCTAAAACAAGCACCTTTGCACTGCTTATGGTTACGCCTTTTTTGATCATCAGTTTTATAACTTGAGATGCCGCGTATTTTCCCATATTATCATTTATCCTACGACCAGCTAAAATCATTTCCGGATGAAAGCCAA from Campylobacter sp. RM16189 encodes the following:
- a CDS encoding glycosyltransferase family 4 protein gives rise to the protein MARIGFLSHADMSIYHFRSPIMRALKELGHEVFAICPKGEYVKRLENEFNCVTYELDRASLNPFVVIDNSNKLSEILRTLNLDLLQTSAHKSNVFGTFAAKKAGIKHIINLVEGLGSFYIDSDLKTRLIRIAIEMLYKRALNLSDACIFINEADPRYFLERNLIKSEKIIKIKSVGVDSKKFDPNIVNGVNLSDKKVVLMIGRAMWHKGVKEFYEAAKILKHRSDTQFVYVGEGFDGNKSTANESFLRSGDVLYLGARDDIAELLKSSFLLALPSYREGFPRTILEAMSVGVPVVASNVSGCNEAVIDGINGLLCEVRNAPDLAKKIEILLDNENLAKKMGANGRAMVEKEFDERDIAIKYIEAYRKFIDV
- a CDS encoding STT3 domain-containing protein, yielding MIGEFLKSLKSIQFSKQTFLLISLAFIFSVACRFYWVYWASDYESFFWNNQLMISTNDGYAFAEGARDMIAGFHQPNDLSYYGSSLSTLTYVIAKILPFSFETTILYMSVFFSSLIVVPIILIAREYGVTRAGFIAALLASIANSYYNRTMAGYYDTDMLTIVLPMFVIWSMVRLVEQKNRVNLIFVPIFMLIYIWWYPSSYSLNFATIGMFLLYTLIFDRNNKLNYEALIFMIIALTYINFYIKISLILTIYLLIYFRPNLWNQKSIAALGILAILLFAVTGGLNPILFQLKFYVFRSVPESSGLAFHYFNVNQTIRESGIVEFEVFAQRISGHVITFTASLAGIIILCFKKRSFLLALPMLFLGFLAVKGGLRFTIYSVPIMAIGFGYFVVWAINLFKLNIWLNRGIILTISIISLLPCLFHIYGYKVPTVFYRQEVESLDKLKFVADREDYALAWWDYGYPIRYYADVKSLIDGGKHLGRDNFAVSFALGEKQISSANMARLEVEYTERNFTERFGSNLAKMMQDYNATNANAFLNSLNNNNFNLPKKTRDIYFYLPDAMMHIFPVVLQFSRLDLTSGAEYDNVLFYIGAPYAIKSEGVDIGGGFIMSNDASKLIYNGEIVPINTYFETSYDEKDKLVVKPYKIDSSAKVYVVYMKDYRRFLIIDENALNSTYIQLFVFENFDKELFEPVVLNGAVKIYKLLK
- a CDS encoding glycosyltransferase; this translates as MIKLAVFLYSMGPGGAERVVSNLLTGLAKEYEVHLILMSDVISYEIPPQVKIHLIENSNPYESGIKKIFRLFFTLPKLALKYKKLCESLSIDRHFVLMNRPCYIALMARIFGLKGRMVISERSCPSIIYGKKISGRANKFLIKLLYNRADLILANANGNARDLVENFGCDEKKVRVLYNAVNLESIKELANEHYESDFIPFFINIGRLDGGKNQAMLIKIISNLDDPRATLGILGKGNLHNELQSLIDKLKLNDGVKLLGAQKNPFKFIKNASCLVCASRFEGFSNVLLEGLACEKFIISTDHQSGARELLGDDEFGVLVGVDDEKGMLEAMKKALDDEKLREKYEKKAYNRIKNFDKTEITRQLIEYLEGNNDR
- a CDS encoding glycosyltransferase, with the protein product MRILFVIAALRNGGAERVLSAISSGFAKQNEVHIAVLEEDLGYYKFPSEVIFHHLKIYGKSKILNKFRKISALRSCFKNIAPDVIISFIDWTNVACVAANFGLGFKHIASEHHENEHLKSLKFRFIRDIAYRNVDGLSVLTQNDIDYYKFIKNRVILHNPFFLKDSKGLAKENIILSVGRLEFVKGYDLYLKALAKIDKEILEGWEIKIAGEGSAGAELKNLADELGLNIKFLGHIEEIEPYYERSKIFVSSSRSEGLSNVLIEAANFDCARLSSDTVGGKELINDEVSGLLFKGENKEEMAKKLTRLIKDENLRQTLVENARKDLDKFRIDNVMQKWQNFVEEVVVK
- a CDS encoding glycosyltransferase; amino-acid sequence: MKILFVISTLRCGGAERVCSIIASKFSETNEVVLAKFDSDEPFYEIDSRVKLVNLNQGVGDLGFLRNLKKRFSKFASLRKMLKDDKFDAVISFLDSTNILVLMSSAGLKTPVIISEHTSFNAPKKPIIKALKYIFYPFADALSVLTKEDKGYYSKFCKNVEVIYNPGFSNNDDELSGLKENLVIFVGRLNMLKNCAMFVRVAANLKNYGYKFIVAGDGEQREKLQMLSKQLGAQVEFLGNVADVEKLYKRAKILISTSIVEGLGNTLIEAIGYDCARVATKTSGAKELITHGFDGFLCEINDDKIMSEMVLNLIQDGAKRDEICKNARTRLDEFSVDNIYEKWLNMIKEVV
- a CDS encoding glycosyltransferase family 2 protein, whose protein sequence is MNIKEPLISVIIPTFNRIDLLKKALNSALNQTYKNLEIIITDDKSSDGTSEFCQNLKDPRVKYVVNETHEKGPNGNKNNGFDICSGEFICLIDDDDELYLTAISECFDFIKQGYSAVFADCVCEINEKISGKISGRNPYEKSCEMSKIDYHCGRISGEYFKLFSRKFIENFRLDEKSFGGENELYIRFFEDLVYYHKKPLYIYRIARSDSATANAAKYASKVANAYLKTANLCHEIASVMAPEFLALQYKNAAYYAKIAGKYALMYECLFKSLRIKFNKEAFIFLLLSPLPSPFLQSLSKLRVKIKERFGI
- a CDS encoding glycosyltransferase family 25 protein; protein product: MQENSLFLISLKKDDARRETLKNRFASYDKFNIIDAIDGRVMSAKEYFGYALRSFKAYNRLLSPGEIGCSLSHMSAYEEFLNSGAKFALIFEDDVIGDDEGIKNAFELADKIDKNSILICGCQDGLAGRFSTFGKKIEDNFYMVSKHSFVSIYRAAAYIVTRDSAKALLETHERAVCTADLWSYLLTSNKLNMYFSDIFAHPIDLSDSNINAERDERGYAKINLKALFKSFKYILATRYEAKFKGYERIFKDKT
- a CDS encoding MATE family efflux transporter, with amino-acid sequence MLINLISSIVVFIISLGINFFLTPYILKSLGNEAYGFVALSNAVVSYASVVTVAINSVSGRFVAYEWHRGDIAKANIYYSSVLSVNIFFSILVVLLSAIFIINLSSVLNVPENLENDVKLTFVFYFINFCVGLFNGVITVSAFVKNKLYLLSIRNAISSAILAILIVFFFYFFKPMISYIAISALVTSIFVFLSTIFISARITPELKFDMSKFDFKKIKELLKSGIWNSFNALNRVLMTGMDLFICNIFINANVTGLLAVSKAAPIILESFVAQLSGVFAPKFVELYSKGNLLALINETKFSMRVIAFLMSVPAAIFVVFGREFYTLWLPFKSIDEISLIYNLSMITLVPIVFISYAFALFNLDSATNKLRRPAIANTILGVSTIIAQIFILKFSDYGVYGVAIIGAVFYSIRILFFDLINAALNLKLKLTTFYGVYLKNLAIFVVLSLIIFIFSSFIDIKNWTQFILYSVIFLIFGYVVNLFLIFNRFEQKIVINKIIFKFKRLLNAGK